The Deltaproteobacteria bacterium CG11_big_fil_rev_8_21_14_0_20_42_23 genome contains a region encoding:
- a CDS encoding deoxyhypusine synthase: MKRGPISQFMEEHYLHFNAAAMMDAAKAYETHMNANGKMLVSLAGAMSTAELGKSLAEMIRQDKVQIISCTGANLEEDVFNLVAHDHYARVPHYRDLSPQDEWDLLEKGFNRVTDTCIPEEEAIRRIEHHIFELWKKANDEGKSYLPHEYFYQLLKSGILQQYYQIDPKNNWLLAAAEKNIPLIVPGWEDSTLGNIFASYCVTGELKPTTMKGGIEYMTFLANWYTESSGGQGIGFFQIGGGIAGDFPICVVPMLQQDLKREDTPFWAYFCQISDSTTSYGSYSGAVPNEKITWGKLSDTTPRFVVESDATIVAPLIFSWILGW; this comes from the coding sequence ATGAAACGAGGACCAATTTCGCAGTTTATGGAAGAGCACTATTTACACTTCAATGCCGCGGCAATGATGGATGCTGCAAAAGCCTATGAAACGCATATGAACGCCAATGGAAAAATGTTGGTGTCTTTGGCGGGTGCCATGAGTACGGCAGAGCTGGGAAAGTCGCTTGCAGAGATGATTCGCCAAGATAAGGTGCAAATTATTTCGTGCACGGGAGCAAACTTGGAAGAAGATGTATTTAATCTTGTGGCGCATGATCATTACGCGCGTGTTCCGCATTATCGTGATTTGAGCCCGCAAGACGAGTGGGATCTTTTGGAAAAAGGCTTCAACCGCGTAACGGATACGTGTATTCCAGAAGAAGAAGCTATTCGTCGTATTGAACATCACATTTTTGAATTGTGGAAAAAAGCAAACGACGAAGGCAAAAGTTATTTGCCGCACGAATATTTTTATCAGCTTTTGAAAAGTGGTATTTTGCAGCAGTATTACCAAATTGATCCTAAAAACAATTGGCTTTTGGCGGCAGCTGAAAAAAATATTCCGCTTATCGTTCCAGGTTGGGAAGATTCAACGCTCGGAAATATTTTTGCGTCCTATTGTGTTACCGGTGAATTGAAGCCCACTACCATGAAGGGTGGTATTGAATACATGACCTTCCTCGCAAACTGGTACACAGAGAGCTCTGGCGGGCAGGGGATTGGATTTTTCCAAATTGGTGGAGGTATTGCGGGAGATTTTCCTATTTGCGTGGTTCCCATGTTGCAGCAAGATTTGAAACGGGAAGACACTCCATTTTGGGCTTATTTTTGCCAAATTTCAGATTCGACTACTAGCTACGGATCTTATTCTGGAGCCGTTCCCAACGAAAAGATCACCTGGGGCAAGTTGAGCGATACAACCCCTCGTTTTGTGGTGGAATCTGATGCTACTATTGTGGCCCCCCTCATTTTTTCGTGGATTTTGGGCTGGTAG
- the tkt gene encoding transketolase, which produces MDAVQRANSGHPGTPMALAPLSHLLWTKYIQYTPRNLKWWNRDRFVLSCGHASMLLYAQYHLSGFPISIDDIKNFRQWGSITPGHPEYHDTPGAETTTGPLGQGFANAVGMAIAEEHLSAKFNREGFNVVDHSTYVIASDGDLMEGVCAEAASLAGHLGLGKLVVYYDDNNITIDGTTDLSFTENVGERFKAYGWHVQTVKDINDFAELAKVTDNARAESAKPSLVIVKSHIGFGSPNKQDTSAAHGSPLGADEIELTKKTYAWEHSTFFVPEEVKTYYTSIANEAKKNAEKWDALFADYGEKYPELAAEFSRVMQGINPKDWEKEFPSFEHSEAMASRQSSGKVMQAIAKCFPEFIGGSADLACSNSTYLKECGDFSKTNRAGRNLHFGIREHAMASIANGMALHGGVLPFTATFFVFTDYMRPAMRLAALMKLPVRYVLTHDSIGLGEDGPTHQPVEHLMSLRAMPGLSLLRPGDANETLGAWKYSMENKQGPVALVLSRQNLTPVPGSCAEKTACGAYVVKDFLPEPKLILIASGSELSLAFEAAEELAAKGVAVRLVSMPSWELFEEQSEKYKESVFPARITARLAVEAGCTFGWQRYVGEKGCAIGIDHFGASAPAPILFEQFGFTKKNIIEKAQALLEHVGN; this is translated from the coding sequence ATGGATGCCGTGCAGCGTGCAAATTCAGGGCACCCGGGAACACCAATGGCACTGGCTCCGCTGTCACATCTTCTGTGGACAAAGTACATTCAGTATACTCCTCGCAATTTGAAGTGGTGGAATCGCGACCGCTTCGTTCTTTCGTGCGGACATGCTTCCATGTTGCTGTATGCGCAATATCATCTTTCGGGTTTTCCCATTTCCATCGATGACATCAAAAACTTTCGCCAATGGGGAAGTATTACGCCTGGCCATCCTGAATATCACGACACGCCAGGTGCCGAAACCACAACAGGCCCTCTTGGCCAAGGCTTTGCCAATGCGGTTGGGATGGCGATTGCCGAAGAACATCTTTCAGCGAAATTCAACCGTGAAGGCTTCAACGTTGTAGATCATTCTACTTACGTCATTGCCAGTGATGGTGATCTGATGGAAGGTGTTTGTGCCGAAGCAGCTTCGCTTGCGGGTCATCTTGGTTTGGGAAAACTTGTTGTATATTATGATGACAATAACATTACCATCGATGGAACAACCGACTTAAGTTTTACAGAAAATGTAGGTGAACGATTTAAAGCCTATGGTTGGCATGTGCAAACGGTGAAAGACATCAATGATTTTGCCGAGCTTGCCAAAGTAACTGACAATGCGCGGGCTGAAAGTGCAAAGCCATCACTTGTGATTGTGAAATCTCATATTGGATTTGGAAGTCCCAACAAGCAGGATACTTCGGCTGCACATGGTTCTCCGCTTGGCGCTGATGAAATTGAACTCACGAAAAAAACCTATGCGTGGGAACACTCAACCTTTTTCGTTCCTGAAGAAGTGAAAACTTATTACACTTCCATTGCAAACGAAGCGAAAAAGAATGCCGAAAAATGGGACGCGCTTTTTGCAGATTATGGCGAGAAATATCCTGAACTTGCAGCAGAATTTTCTCGTGTGATGCAAGGGATAAATCCTAAAGACTGGGAAAAAGAATTTCCTTCCTTCGAACATTCTGAAGCTATGGCCAGCAGACAGTCTTCTGGCAAGGTGATGCAGGCGATTGCAAAATGTTTTCCAGAATTTATTGGAGGTTCGGCAGATCTTGCTTGTTCAAACAGCACTTACTTGAAAGAGTGTGGAGATTTTTCAAAAACAAATCGAGCCGGCCGCAATCTTCATTTTGGTATTCGTGAACATGCCATGGCTTCCATCGCAAATGGAATGGCGTTGCATGGTGGCGTGCTTCCTTTTACCGCAACATTTTTTGTGTTCACCGATTACATGAGACCAGCCATGCGTTTGGCAGCACTCATGAAACTTCCGGTTCGCTATGTGCTGACACACGATTCCATTGGTTTGGGCGAAGATGGCCCTACGCATCAACCGGTTGAACACTTGATGAGTTTACGCGCCATGCCGGGCTTGAGTCTTCTTCGTCCTGGTGATGCAAACGAAACTTTGGGCGCCTGGAAATACAGTATGGAAAACAAGCAGGGGCCAGTTGCCTTGGTTCTCAGCCGACAAAACTTAACTCCAGTTCCAGGTTCATGTGCAGAAAAAACTGCGTGTGGTGCCTATGTGGTGAAAGATTTTTTGCCGGAACCAAAACTCATTTTAATTGCAAGTGGCTCTGAACTTTCTCTTGCCTTTGAAGCTGCCGAAGAGCTTGCTGCAAAAGGTGTTGCAGTACGTTTAGTCAGCATGCCATCGTGGGAATTATTTGAAGAGCAGTCAGAAAAATATAAAGAGAGTGTCTTTCCAGCACGCATCACTGCTCGCTTAGCGGTTGAGGCGGGATGCACTTTTGGATGGCAACGCTACGTTGGCGAAAAAGGATGTGCGATTGGCATCGATCATTTTGGAGCATCAGCACCAGCGCCAATTTTGTTTGAACAATTTGGATTTACGAAGAAAAACATCATCGAAAAAGCACAAGCGCTTTTAGAGCATGTTGGAAATTAA